In a single window of the Pseudomonas sp. B21-015 genome:
- a CDS encoding sulfotransferase has protein sequence MQHFHFISGLPRSGSTLLSAILLQNPRFHAGMTSPVGALFSGVLEQCSAGSEFGAVIDTDLRRRLLRGLFDSFYADKADKQVVFDTNRLWSSRLPAISDLFPQAKIIACVRNVAWVMDSLERLYRANPFENTKLFGDAVERNTVYSRCETLAQRNRLVGFSWAALKEAYYGEHADSLLIIDYDLLSQAPERVMRLVYDFIGEPWFEHDFDHLAYDAPEFDQALGLSGLHKVKAKVQLQSRRTILPPDLFKQYAELSFWLDGSASAANVIRMKADAAIS, from the coding sequence ATGCAGCACTTTCACTTTATTTCCGGTTTGCCGCGCTCAGGCTCGACCCTGCTTTCTGCGATTCTTTTGCAGAACCCACGCTTTCATGCCGGCATGACCAGCCCCGTTGGCGCGCTATTTTCCGGTGTTCTGGAGCAATGCAGCGCCGGCAGCGAATTCGGTGCGGTGATCGATACCGATCTGCGTCGCCGCCTGTTGCGTGGCCTGTTCGATTCCTTCTACGCCGACAAGGCCGACAAACAGGTGGTGTTCGACACGAACCGCCTGTGGAGTTCGCGCCTGCCGGCGATCAGCGATCTGTTTCCTCAAGCCAAGATCATTGCCTGCGTGCGCAATGTCGCCTGGGTCATGGACAGCCTCGAGCGCTTGTACCGCGCCAATCCCTTCGAAAACACCAAGCTGTTCGGCGATGCAGTCGAACGCAACACGGTCTACAGCCGCTGCGAAACCCTGGCCCAGCGCAATCGGCTGGTGGGGTTTTCCTGGGCCGCCCTCAAGGAAGCCTATTACGGCGAACACGCCGACTCGTTGCTGATCATCGATTACGACCTGCTGAGCCAGGCGCCGGAGCGGGTGATGCGGTTGGTCTACGACTTCATCGGCGAACCCTGGTTCGAACATGACTTCGATCATTTGGCCTACGACGCACCGGAATTCGATCAGGCCCTCGGCCTTTCGGGGTTGCACAAGGTGAAGGCCAAGGTCCAATTGCAATCCAGGCGCACAATCCTGCCGCCGGATTTGTTCAAGCAGTACGCCGAGTTGTCCTTTTGGCTCGATGGCTCTGCCAGCGCCGCCAATGTCATTCGTATGAAAGCCGACGCCGCGATCAGTTGA